TGCTTTTTTTGATCCTAAGTTAGGTAAATATGTGATTTCAATCACACATAATCCTGAGTATAAACTGGGAGACTTAATAGATTGATGTACTGTTATTAACCCTCAGTGATGACTGTGGCGCGGTTGTTGGTGGGGTTGTGTGGGGGTAAGGATGTGTCGTACTGATTTCCTTACCTTGTTCAAGGTCTATCTATGTATATAAGAGTTTATGATGACAAGTTCTGAAGTTGTTCTGCAGGTTGTTCAACAGGCGATCGCTACACTGGTTAAGTGGGTAGATCCAAATCATCAGCTAGTTTCTCACTTTCAGTCTGTTGAGGAATATCCAGCAGTTACTAAAGCAAAAAAAATTCTGGGTTGGACTCAAGACATGAGTGTTGGAACATTACACCTGCTATTTGACAAAGTGAAATTACCTGATGGAAAAGGACAAGATTCTAATAAGCAACATTACCAACCACTGATTGCAATAACAAACGAGAATCATGAGTATCCTACTATTCCTTACCCTCTAGATGTAGAACCTACAGAAAAACAACAGGAAGCTTTCCAAAAACAAATTAGAGATGAAGTCTTACCCTATCTCGGCGAAAACTGGCAAAATATTTCGCTGTTGATGTTAATTATAGAGAAATTTGGTTCATGTCTGAGCTTTGGTGAATCAGATGTAGCTTTGGTAGACATGGCTAGGGCTACAGCAGCAGTAGCAGCAGCTTTAGTTAATAACCCTACGGAAGAAATTAGTTTAATTGCTGGTGATTTATCTGGTATTCAAAAATTTATCTACACGATTTCTTCTGATGGTGCGCTGAAATCGCTAAGAGCAAGAAGTTTTTATTTAGAATTAGTTACAGAAGAAGTAGTACAGCAATTATTAGATAAACTCGATTTACCATTCACAAATGTAATTTATGCTGGTGGTGGTAATTTGTATATTTTATCAGCCGCAAATGAGGAAAATAAAAAAATTGTCACTCAGGTAAGACAACAGTTTAATCAATGGCTTTTGAAAGAATTTCAAGGTAAAATATTTCTGGCTTTAGACTGTTTAAAGTTTCCACTTACAGAAATCGCTAGTGCGACATTTGCTTGTCATTGGTCAAATGCAACCAAAAATCTAGCTGTATATAAATCTCGGAAATTTGCTGAACATCAGATTAGTGATGTTATCGCAACACGTAACAGTCATGAACCTTGTCGCGTTTGTCATCGTGACGATGTAGAACCAGAAGCATTAAAACCGCTTAATTTCAATGAGCCAGATTCGGTTTTGGCTTGTGAAATTTGTCGAAGGATGTTTGATTTAGGCAGTAATTTGTTTGGCGTGGAAGCAATTGTGCGCTCAAAAAGCGAAGACGTAGGAAGTAAATTACCTACACTGTCATTTAAATTTTCTGAGATTGGTGAGTCTCCTGCTGTCAATATTCATTATCATTTGTTCAAAACATGGAAACCTATAGTTCCAGATTCTGATTTAGTTCTATTAGTCAATGATTGGAATTTAGAACATTATCAGTTCAAGCATTTCCAAAATGTTTCTCCATTATTACTAGGTAACTATGGAAAGCAGAGTGAAGAAGATCAAGATAATGCAGAAGAATCTAAAGGCTTTATGCGTGCTGGTGAAATGGCAAAAAAAGCAAAAGGTGTTAACAGAGTTGGCTATTTGCGAATGGATGTTGACAAACTAGGACAAATATTTGCAAAAGGATTAGGTGAAAATCAAACTTTACCAAGACTGGCTGGACTTTCACGTCAAATGAGTTATTTTTTTAAGGTTTACCTCAACAGTTTGGCAAAAAAGCGTTATGATAATTTTATACAGCATCGAGAACTGGGAAATATTAAATTTTTCAACAATGCTCAATATTTAACTAAAGATAACCGGGATAAGTTACTATTTATTTACGCTGGTGGTGATGATTTATTCATTAGTGGCGCTTGGAATGAAATTGTAGAATTTGCCTTTGATGTTTACCAATGCTTCCGCGCTTACACAGGTAATAATCCAGATATTACGATATCAGGCGGGATTAGCATTGAGGATATTAAATTCCCGCTTTATCAAGCTGCGAAATCATCAGGTGAGGCTGAGGATAAAGCTAAAGACAATGGTAGAGATAGTTTAGGGCTATTTGGACAAGCCTTCAAGTGGAGTGAGTGGTTAGGAGCAGAAAATATTAATGTTTCAGATATTGAAATTTTCGATAATAAAATCAGAGAATATTTGGCAACAAATATAATGCTTGATTTATTTGGTATCTTCCCATTTGTGAAGAAACTACAAGAACAGCAGATTGAAATCAATTATACTCGCAGTTTTGTTAGGAATCTTTTAGATACTGCTCAAATGCAGGAGCAGAAGATTCAAGAAATTCAAAATAAACGCAAACAACAGCAATATCAAGGTGAAATTGATGATATTCGTTATTATTTACACTTACCTAAAATAGCCTATGCTTTAGGTAGATTACGTCCTAACATACTAAATAACGATGATTTTATTCCAATTCGGAAATCGTTAATTAGTCCTTACAATGCACGTTATTTTCAGGCTATTGCTACTTGGATTGAACTATTGAATCGTACTCAAACCAATGACACAACCAATCAAAAAAATAAACCCTAAACCAGAGCCTAAGTCTCTACCAGCTAAAGCAGTTGAAACACCACAAAAACGGTCGGAGGCACAAATGCAACTCACCGCTGACCAAAAGATGATTCAAACTATCAAGGCTTTAAAAGATGGAGAATTGCGAAACTATGAAATTCGCTGTTTGGTCGATCAAGCCAAAGAATTGGGAGAATATCTGCAAGAAATAGGATTAAAAACAAACCAAATTCGTAAATTTTTAGATGCAGTTAATCGTCTCAAAGTCAAACTGGCTCAAGACAAAGATGAAAGATTTTCGACTATTGAAACAGAGGTAGTTTTGCTTAAACCTAAATTAGCATATGCTACTGCCCGCAAAGATAATGAAAGAACAAATCCAGTTAAGCCATTAAATGATGTGCTTTCAGAGGCGATAGATAGAGTCAAAGACACACCTGATTTTTATCGGCTAGTAAATTTAATCGAATCTATCATTGCTTATCACAAAGCTGCTGAAACAAATAAGTTAAATAGGAATAATTAAATGCTCTCACAGAAACGATTACTTGGTAAATTCCGCATCGAAGGAATTCTTGTTGTAGAGACTGGGTTACATATTGGAGGTGGTGAAGGCAAAATGGATATCGGGGGATTAGATAAACCAGTAGCGCGTGACCCGATAACCCAATATCCTTATTTACCTGGTTCTTCTATAAAAGGAAAACTTCGCTCTCTTTTAGAACGAGTTCACAACAAGCCTTTAAATCGTGCTGGAAGTCGGGAT
The Gloeotrichia echinulata CP02 DNA segment above includes these coding regions:
- the cas10 gene encoding type III-A CRISPR-associated protein Cas10/Csm1; this translates as MMTSSEVVLQVVQQAIATLVKWVDPNHQLVSHFQSVEEYPAVTKAKKILGWTQDMSVGTLHLLFDKVKLPDGKGQDSNKQHYQPLIAITNENHEYPTIPYPLDVEPTEKQQEAFQKQIRDEVLPYLGENWQNISLLMLIIEKFGSCLSFGESDVALVDMARATAAVAAALVNNPTEEISLIAGDLSGIQKFIYTISSDGALKSLRARSFYLELVTEEVVQQLLDKLDLPFTNVIYAGGGNLYILSAANEENKKIVTQVRQQFNQWLLKEFQGKIFLALDCLKFPLTEIASATFACHWSNATKNLAVYKSRKFAEHQISDVIATRNSHEPCRVCHRDDVEPEALKPLNFNEPDSVLACEICRRMFDLGSNLFGVEAIVRSKSEDVGSKLPTLSFKFSEIGESPAVNIHYHLFKTWKPIVPDSDLVLLVNDWNLEHYQFKHFQNVSPLLLGNYGKQSEEDQDNAEESKGFMRAGEMAKKAKGVNRVGYLRMDVDKLGQIFAKGLGENQTLPRLAGLSRQMSYFFKVYLNSLAKKRYDNFIQHRELGNIKFFNNAQYLTKDNRDKLLFIYAGGDDLFISGAWNEIVEFAFDVYQCFRAYTGNNPDITISGGISIEDIKFPLYQAAKSSGEAEDKAKDNGRDSLGLFGQAFKWSEWLGAENINVSDIEIFDNKIREYLATNIMLDLFGIFPFVKKLQEQQIEINYTRSFVRNLLDTAQMQEQKIQEIQNKRKQQQYQGEIDDIRYYLHLPKIAYALGRLRPNILNNDDFIPIRKSLISPYNARYFQAIATWIELLNRTQTNDTTNQKNKP
- the csm2 gene encoding type III-A CRISPR-associated protein Csm2 is translated as MTQPIKKINPKPEPKSLPAKAVETPQKRSEAQMQLTADQKMIQTIKALKDGELRNYEIRCLVDQAKELGEYLQEIGLKTNQIRKFLDAVNRLKVKLAQDKDERFSTIETEVVLLKPKLAYATARKDNERTNPVKPLNDVLSEAIDRVKDTPDFYRLVNLIESIIAYHKAAETNKLNRNN